In Ctenopharyngodon idella isolate HZGC_01 chromosome 2, HZGC01, whole genome shotgun sequence, the following are encoded in one genomic region:
- the myripa gene encoding rab effector MyRIP isoform X2 → MGRKLDLSGLTDVEAEHVMQVVQRDMQLRKTEETRLGEMKKALVEEGSRSVLLSRQHRFNERCCIRCCSPFTFLLNSKRSCLDCCYNVCKGCCTYNKKDKGWLCSACQKTRLLNTQSLEWFYNNVRRRFKRFGSAKVLKNLYRRHAAERGVLAEPTEGSTNEESVCNESSVYESDSTFYKQSKEHSMAETISVAMRVAEEAIDEAIAKAESQTDSQEKQNEAHYLRENRGELIEELAKTIVQKIVHRRMDPSEVQSGCNLDQNIVETSPDQIQSAFDACLSRSRSALSVVTDEKTDQHANTESRPSASKSHALEMKKEETMPVQAMPSWRSVDRLDNSMLQSPDGNWIAYQSNLLSRPGLLTKRKSLVYSVLERESGVVSAYDEMGSETEPEANGGWGAALVEFRRKLSANKQSNYPESYSRQSTLPLDAQAQHTLNADTENSSGQDAPMPHKTLLPFLKRKVSLEHRRPSFARRSNLGDVNFNQGGAESSEDGLEDSRVKRSRRRRKNKREEAEWKGQSVLSLAISDSNGQLSDSLVKSRHVKQDSALHGKRPSDHALEADTSDTATPDILSSGAVTPDPFGSDLNSPSNSNHRAHGVVESLDQQLTSKLKELTSQVRETQLSSTEDELDRLEYQMWDDDGETKANVGDEVMGDALLKIKAVKEKSDEIEATNQLMRADMLKQDDLTSKLRELTSQVSETLLSSTEDELDRLRTEMLVVNDRTDGNKMIQRDNTTQNHLEKMVEKAEEERSEKRQKNKKETQMSEEMSFGSQKHTFAETDAQYEIASERSEETKNKRDVQTKERKAEIKDGGNVVEGQQSRSENTEMVDHIEEQGEALSCELALSRFVSEDGKMEFDRIIDTVAKALDDMEEHIEAYTSEGVVLDTEGEKLEMIKEKENVTEQDMDEEKTFERCFVGGESKKVQEKEMKEKGKINEVVALKNSTEDTEESEDKQCIKSSEGSVQRNDGNGHGDLVEMREQRDKHSAPSGQEEYLSPEEIYKDAHMLDKEKNLHFISNILQQKYSAVSLRSITSEVLKVLNATEDLIHGSMGDGQSQMDHSDLPNIPPAEARRLDEQLSRLEENVYVAAGTVYGLEAELGDLEECARSISGSTTERDLAHLEDQVASAAAQVSDISSRIAALKNAGLNVAPQTQFTKVNTVKTKTQTIGSSRKLRRRLPAPPVQDKEA, encoded by the exons tgaAATGAAGAAGGCGCTGGTTGAGGAGGGCAGTCGGTCTGTTCTGCTGTCACGGCAGCACAGGTTTAATGAGCGCTGCTGCATCCGCTGCTGTTCTCCCTTCACCTTCCTGCTCAACTCCAAGCGTTCCTGCTTGGACTGTTGCTACAACGTCTGCAAGGGATGCTGCACCTACAATAAGAAGGACAAAGGCTGGCTGTGCTCCGCCTGCCAGAAGACCAG GCTACTGAATACCCAATCTCTGGAATGGTTCTACAATAATGTGAGAAGGCGTTTTAAAAGGTTTGGCAGTGCCAAAGTGTTAAAGAACCTCTACAGGAGGCATGCGGCCGAGCGTGGAGTGTTAGCAGAGCCTACAG AGGGCAGCACCAATGAGGAGAGCGTCTGCAATGAAAGTAGTGTGTATGAGAGCGACTCCACATTCTACAAGCAAAGTAAAG AGCACAGCATGGCTGAGACTATTAGTGTGGCAATGCGGGTGGCAGAAGAGGCCATAGATGAAGCCATTGCTAAGGCTGAGAGCCAGACTGACAGTCAA GAGAAGCAGAACGAAGCTCATTATCTGCGAGAGAACAGAGGAGAGCTGATAGAGGAATTGGCCAAAACCATAGTACAGAAA ATTGTCCACCGGAGGATGGATCCCTCTGAGGTGCAGTCTGGGTGTAATCTGGACCAGAACATTGTTGAGACCTCTCCTGATCAAATCCAGAGTGCCTTCGATGCTTGTCTCTCG AGGTCTCGCTCAGCTCTCTCTGTTGTGACTGATGAGAAAACAGACCAGCATGCTAACACTGAGTCAAGACCTTCAGCCTCTAAAAGTCATGCTCTGGAAATGAAGAAAGAAGAAACGATGCCTGTCCAGGCCATGCCTAGCTGGAGGAGTGTTGACCGACTGGACAATTCCA TGTTACAGAGTCCTGATGGGAACTGGATTGCTTATCAGAGCAACCTACTCTCTCGACCGGGCCTTTTAACTAAGCGCAAAAGTCTGGTCTACAGCGTCCTAGAAAGGGAGTCTGGCGTGGTGTCAGCTTATGATGAAATGGGCTCCGAAACAGAGCCTGAAGCGAATGGGGGCTGGGGCGCTGCACTGGTAGAGTTTCGTCGTAAATTGTCTGCCAATAAGCAGTCGAATTACCCAGAATCCTACAGCCGACAGTCAACCTTGCCTTTGGATGCACAAGCACAACACACCTTGAATGCTGACACTGAGAACTCCTCAGGACAGGATGCACCGATGCCCCACAAAACTCTGCTGCCCTTCCTGAAGAGGAAAGTGTCACTAGAACACAGGCGACCCTCATTCGCCCGCCGCTCGAACCTCGGGGATGTTAATTTCAACCAAGGAGGGGCTGAAAGCAGTGAGGATGGCCTAGAGGACAGCAGGGTCAAGAGGTCACGACGAAGGAGGAAAAATAAGAGAGAGGAGGCAGAGTGGAAAGgacagtcggttttgtcttTGGCTATATCG GATTCTAATGGCCAACTCTCAGATTCTCTGGTGAAGAGTCGTCATGTGAAACAAGACTCAGCCTTGCATGGAAAAAGACCAAGTGATCATGCTCTGGAAGCCGACACTTCAGACACTGCTACCCCTGACATCTTGAGCTCTGGAGCTGTGACCCCTGATCCATTTGGATCTGATCTCAATTCTCCCAGCAATTCGAATCATAGAGCCCATGGTGTGGTTGAATCTTTAGATCAGCAGTTGACTTCCAAACTGAAAGAGCTGACCAGTCAAGTCAGAGAAACACAACTTTCCTCCACAGAGGATGAATTGGACCGGTTGGAGTATCAAATGTGGGATGATGACGGtgaaacaaaagcaaatgtgggAGATGAAGTTATGGGAGATGCTTTATTGAAGATTAAGGctgtaaaagaaaaatctgATGAAATTGAAGCCACAAATCAATTAATGAGAGCTGACATGTTGAAACAAGATGATCTGACTTCCAAACTCAGAGAGTTGACCAGTCAGGTCAGTGAGACACTACTTTCCTCCACTGAAGATGAACTGGACAGGTTGAGAACTGAGATGCTGGTGGTAAATGACAGAACAGATGGAAACAAAATGATACAACGTGATAATACAACACAAAATCATCTAGAGAAGATGGTTGAAAAAGCAGAAGAAGAGAGATCAGAGAAAAGGCAAAAGAACAAGAAGGAGACACAAATGTCAGAAGAAATGAGCTTTGGGAgccaaaaacatacatttgctGAGACCGATGCACAATATGAGATCGCTAGTGAGAGAAGTGAGGAGACAAAGAACAAGAGAGATGTTCAGACTAAAGAgagaaaagcagaaataaaagATGGTGGAAATGTGGTTGAAGGTCAGCAGAGCAGATCTGAGAATACAGAGATGGTTGATCATATTGAGGAGCAGGGAGAGGCCTTATCCTGTGAACTGGCTTTGAGTAGATTTGTAAGTGAAGATGGAAAAATGGAATTTGATAGGATCATCGATACTGTAGCGAAGGCTTTGGATGATATGGAAGAACACATAGAAGCTTACACTAGTGAGGGGGTAGTTTTAGACACAGAGGGAGAGAAACTAGAGATGATAAAAGAGAAGGAGAATGTAACTGAACAGGACATGGATGAAGAGAAAACATTTGAGAGATGCTTTGTTGGTGGAGAATCGAAGAAGGTTCaggaaaaagaaatgaaggaaaaGGGCAAAATCAATGAAGTTGTGGCACTAAAGAACAGcactgaagatactgaggaGTCAGAAGACAAACAATGCATCAAATCATCAGAAGGGAGCGTTCAAAGGAACGATGGCAACGGTCACGGTGACTTGGTTGAAATGAGGGAGCAGAGGGACAAGCACAGTGCCCCATCTGGTCAGGAGGAGTATCTGTCACCAGAGGAGATCTACAAG GATGCTCACATGCTGGACAAAGAGAAAAACCTACATTTTATCTCCAATATACTACAGCAG AAGTACTCGGCCGTATCACTGCGCAGCATCACCTCCGAGGTGCTGAAAGTGCTGAACGCCACTGAGGATCTGATTCACGGATCTATGGGAGACGGACAAAGCCAAATGGACCACAGTGACCTCCCGAACATTCCCCCTGCCGAGGCCAGAAGACTGGACGAGCAGCTCAGCAGACTGGAGGAGAAT GTGTATGTGGCGGCAGGTACAGTGTACGGGCTCGAAGCTGAACTGGGGGATCTGGAGGAGTGTGCGCGCAGCATCAGTGGATCCACCACCGAAAGAGATCTCGCTCATCTGGAGGACCAGGTGGCCTCTGCAGCAGCCCAG GTTTCAGACATTTCCTCAAGAATTGCGGCTCTGAAAAATGCAGGTCTTAATGTAGCTCCACAGACACAATTTACCAAGGTTAACACTGTAAAAACCAAG ACACAAACCATCGGCTCATCTCGGAAACTGAGGCGGCGACTGCCGGCACCTCCAGTACAAG ATAAAGAAGCATAA
- the myripa gene encoding rab effector MyRIP isoform X3 — protein sequence MGRKLDLSGLTDVEAEHVMQVVQRDMQLRKTEETRLGEMKKALVEEGSRSVLLSRQHRFNERCCIRCCSPFTFLLNSKRSCLDCCYNVCKGCCTYNKKDKGWLCSACQKTRLLNTQSLEWFYNNVRRRFKRFGSAKVLKNLYRRHAAERGVLAEPTEGSTNEESVCNESSVYESDSTFYKQSKEHSMAETISVAMRVAEEAIDEAIAKAESQTDSQEKQNEAHYLRENRGELIEELAKTIVQKIVHRRMDPSEVQSGCNLDQNIVETSPDQIQSAFDACLSRSRSALSVVTDEKTDQHANTESRPSASKSHALEMKKEETMPVQAMPSWRSVDRLDNSMLQSPDGNWIAYQSNLLSRPGLLTKRKSLVYSVLERESGVVSAYDEMGSETEPEANGGWGAALVEFRRKLSANKQSNYPESYSRQSTLPLDAQAQHTLNADTENSSGQDAPMPHKTLLPFLKRKVSLEHRRPSFARRSNLGDVNFNQGGAESSEDGLEDSRVKRSRRRRKNKREEAEWKGQSVLSLAISDSNGQLSDSLVKSRHVKQDSALHGKRPSDHALEADTSDTATPDILSSGAVTPDPFGSDLNSPSNSNHRAHGVVESLDQQLTSKLKELTSQVRETQLSSTEDELDRLEYQMWDDDGETKANVGDEVMGDALLKIKAVKEKSDEIEATNQLMRADMLKQDDLTSKLRELTSQVSETLLSSTEDELDRLRTEMLVVNDRTDGNKMIQRDNTTQNHLEKMVEKAEEERSEKRQKNKKETQMSEEMSFGSQKHTFAETDAQYEIASERSEETKNKRDVQTKERKAEIKDGGNVVEGQQSRSENTEMVDHIEEQGEALSCELALSRFVSEDGKMEFDRIIDTVAKALDDMEEHIEAYTSEGVVLDTEGEKLEMIKEKENVTEQDMDEEKTFERCFVGGESKKVQEKEMKEKGKINEVVALKNSTEDTEESEDKQCIKSSEGSVQRNDGNGHGDLVEMREQRDKHSAPSGQEEYLSPEEIYKKYSAVSLRSITSEVLKVLNATEDLIHGSMGDGQSQMDHSDLPNIPPAEARRLDEQLSRLEENVYVAAGTVYGLEAELGDLEECARSISGSTTERDLAHLEDQVASAAAQVQQSELQVSDISSRIAALKNAGLNVAPQTQFTKVNTVKTKTQTIGSSRKLRRRLPAPPVQDKEA from the exons tgaAATGAAGAAGGCGCTGGTTGAGGAGGGCAGTCGGTCTGTTCTGCTGTCACGGCAGCACAGGTTTAATGAGCGCTGCTGCATCCGCTGCTGTTCTCCCTTCACCTTCCTGCTCAACTCCAAGCGTTCCTGCTTGGACTGTTGCTACAACGTCTGCAAGGGATGCTGCACCTACAATAAGAAGGACAAAGGCTGGCTGTGCTCCGCCTGCCAGAAGACCAG GCTACTGAATACCCAATCTCTGGAATGGTTCTACAATAATGTGAGAAGGCGTTTTAAAAGGTTTGGCAGTGCCAAAGTGTTAAAGAACCTCTACAGGAGGCATGCGGCCGAGCGTGGAGTGTTAGCAGAGCCTACAG AGGGCAGCACCAATGAGGAGAGCGTCTGCAATGAAAGTAGTGTGTATGAGAGCGACTCCACATTCTACAAGCAAAGTAAAG AGCACAGCATGGCTGAGACTATTAGTGTGGCAATGCGGGTGGCAGAAGAGGCCATAGATGAAGCCATTGCTAAGGCTGAGAGCCAGACTGACAGTCAA GAGAAGCAGAACGAAGCTCATTATCTGCGAGAGAACAGAGGAGAGCTGATAGAGGAATTGGCCAAAACCATAGTACAGAAA ATTGTCCACCGGAGGATGGATCCCTCTGAGGTGCAGTCTGGGTGTAATCTGGACCAGAACATTGTTGAGACCTCTCCTGATCAAATCCAGAGTGCCTTCGATGCTTGTCTCTCG AGGTCTCGCTCAGCTCTCTCTGTTGTGACTGATGAGAAAACAGACCAGCATGCTAACACTGAGTCAAGACCTTCAGCCTCTAAAAGTCATGCTCTGGAAATGAAGAAAGAAGAAACGATGCCTGTCCAGGCCATGCCTAGCTGGAGGAGTGTTGACCGACTGGACAATTCCA TGTTACAGAGTCCTGATGGGAACTGGATTGCTTATCAGAGCAACCTACTCTCTCGACCGGGCCTTTTAACTAAGCGCAAAAGTCTGGTCTACAGCGTCCTAGAAAGGGAGTCTGGCGTGGTGTCAGCTTATGATGAAATGGGCTCCGAAACAGAGCCTGAAGCGAATGGGGGCTGGGGCGCTGCACTGGTAGAGTTTCGTCGTAAATTGTCTGCCAATAAGCAGTCGAATTACCCAGAATCCTACAGCCGACAGTCAACCTTGCCTTTGGATGCACAAGCACAACACACCTTGAATGCTGACACTGAGAACTCCTCAGGACAGGATGCACCGATGCCCCACAAAACTCTGCTGCCCTTCCTGAAGAGGAAAGTGTCACTAGAACACAGGCGACCCTCATTCGCCCGCCGCTCGAACCTCGGGGATGTTAATTTCAACCAAGGAGGGGCTGAAAGCAGTGAGGATGGCCTAGAGGACAGCAGGGTCAAGAGGTCACGACGAAGGAGGAAAAATAAGAGAGAGGAGGCAGAGTGGAAAGgacagtcggttttgtcttTGGCTATATCG GATTCTAATGGCCAACTCTCAGATTCTCTGGTGAAGAGTCGTCATGTGAAACAAGACTCAGCCTTGCATGGAAAAAGACCAAGTGATCATGCTCTGGAAGCCGACACTTCAGACACTGCTACCCCTGACATCTTGAGCTCTGGAGCTGTGACCCCTGATCCATTTGGATCTGATCTCAATTCTCCCAGCAATTCGAATCATAGAGCCCATGGTGTGGTTGAATCTTTAGATCAGCAGTTGACTTCCAAACTGAAAGAGCTGACCAGTCAAGTCAGAGAAACACAACTTTCCTCCACAGAGGATGAATTGGACCGGTTGGAGTATCAAATGTGGGATGATGACGGtgaaacaaaagcaaatgtgggAGATGAAGTTATGGGAGATGCTTTATTGAAGATTAAGGctgtaaaagaaaaatctgATGAAATTGAAGCCACAAATCAATTAATGAGAGCTGACATGTTGAAACAAGATGATCTGACTTCCAAACTCAGAGAGTTGACCAGTCAGGTCAGTGAGACACTACTTTCCTCCACTGAAGATGAACTGGACAGGTTGAGAACTGAGATGCTGGTGGTAAATGACAGAACAGATGGAAACAAAATGATACAACGTGATAATACAACACAAAATCATCTAGAGAAGATGGTTGAAAAAGCAGAAGAAGAGAGATCAGAGAAAAGGCAAAAGAACAAGAAGGAGACACAAATGTCAGAAGAAATGAGCTTTGGGAgccaaaaacatacatttgctGAGACCGATGCACAATATGAGATCGCTAGTGAGAGAAGTGAGGAGACAAAGAACAAGAGAGATGTTCAGACTAAAGAgagaaaagcagaaataaaagATGGTGGAAATGTGGTTGAAGGTCAGCAGAGCAGATCTGAGAATACAGAGATGGTTGATCATATTGAGGAGCAGGGAGAGGCCTTATCCTGTGAACTGGCTTTGAGTAGATTTGTAAGTGAAGATGGAAAAATGGAATTTGATAGGATCATCGATACTGTAGCGAAGGCTTTGGATGATATGGAAGAACACATAGAAGCTTACACTAGTGAGGGGGTAGTTTTAGACACAGAGGGAGAGAAACTAGAGATGATAAAAGAGAAGGAGAATGTAACTGAACAGGACATGGATGAAGAGAAAACATTTGAGAGATGCTTTGTTGGTGGAGAATCGAAGAAGGTTCaggaaaaagaaatgaaggaaaaGGGCAAAATCAATGAAGTTGTGGCACTAAAGAACAGcactgaagatactgaggaGTCAGAAGACAAACAATGCATCAAATCATCAGAAGGGAGCGTTCAAAGGAACGATGGCAACGGTCACGGTGACTTGGTTGAAATGAGGGAGCAGAGGGACAAGCACAGTGCCCCATCTGGTCAGGAGGAGTATCTGTCACCAGAGGAGATCTACAAG AAGTACTCGGCCGTATCACTGCGCAGCATCACCTCCGAGGTGCTGAAAGTGCTGAACGCCACTGAGGATCTGATTCACGGATCTATGGGAGACGGACAAAGCCAAATGGACCACAGTGACCTCCCGAACATTCCCCCTGCCGAGGCCAGAAGACTGGACGAGCAGCTCAGCAGACTGGAGGAGAAT GTGTATGTGGCGGCAGGTACAGTGTACGGGCTCGAAGCTGAACTGGGGGATCTGGAGGAGTGTGCGCGCAGCATCAGTGGATCCACCACCGAAAGAGATCTCGCTCATCTGGAGGACCAGGTGGCCTCTGCAGCAGCCCAGGTGCAGCAGTCTGAGCTCCAG GTTTCAGACATTTCCTCAAGAATTGCGGCTCTGAAAAATGCAGGTCTTAATGTAGCTCCACAGACACAATTTACCAAGGTTAACACTGTAAAAACCAAG ACACAAACCATCGGCTCATCTCGGAAACTGAGGCGGCGACTGCCGGCACCTCCAGTACAAG ATAAAGAAGCATAA
- the myripa gene encoding rab effector MyRIP isoform X1, whose protein sequence is MGRKLDLSGLTDVEAEHVMQVVQRDMQLRKTEETRLGEMKKALVEEGSRSVLLSRQHRFNERCCIRCCSPFTFLLNSKRSCLDCCYNVCKGCCTYNKKDKGWLCSACQKTRLLNTQSLEWFYNNVRRRFKRFGSAKVLKNLYRRHAAERGVLAEPTEGSTNEESVCNESSVYESDSTFYKQSKEHSMAETISVAMRVAEEAIDEAIAKAESQTDSQEKQNEAHYLRENRGELIEELAKTIVQKIVHRRMDPSEVQSGCNLDQNIVETSPDQIQSAFDACLSRSRSALSVVTDEKTDQHANTESRPSASKSHALEMKKEETMPVQAMPSWRSVDRLDNSMLQSPDGNWIAYQSNLLSRPGLLTKRKSLVYSVLERESGVVSAYDEMGSETEPEANGGWGAALVEFRRKLSANKQSNYPESYSRQSTLPLDAQAQHTLNADTENSSGQDAPMPHKTLLPFLKRKVSLEHRRPSFARRSNLGDVNFNQGGAESSEDGLEDSRVKRSRRRRKNKREEAEWKGQSVLSLAISDSNGQLSDSLVKSRHVKQDSALHGKRPSDHALEADTSDTATPDILSSGAVTPDPFGSDLNSPSNSNHRAHGVVESLDQQLTSKLKELTSQVRETQLSSTEDELDRLEYQMWDDDGETKANVGDEVMGDALLKIKAVKEKSDEIEATNQLMRADMLKQDDLTSKLRELTSQVSETLLSSTEDELDRLRTEMLVVNDRTDGNKMIQRDNTTQNHLEKMVEKAEEERSEKRQKNKKETQMSEEMSFGSQKHTFAETDAQYEIASERSEETKNKRDVQTKERKAEIKDGGNVVEGQQSRSENTEMVDHIEEQGEALSCELALSRFVSEDGKMEFDRIIDTVAKALDDMEEHIEAYTSEGVVLDTEGEKLEMIKEKENVTEQDMDEEKTFERCFVGGESKKVQEKEMKEKGKINEVVALKNSTEDTEESEDKQCIKSSEGSVQRNDGNGHGDLVEMREQRDKHSAPSGQEEYLSPEEIYKDAHMLDKEKNLHFISNILQQKYSAVSLRSITSEVLKVLNATEDLIHGSMGDGQSQMDHSDLPNIPPAEARRLDEQLSRLEENVYVAAGTVYGLEAELGDLEECARSISGSTTERDLAHLEDQVASAAAQVQQSELQVSDISSRIAALKNAGLNVAPQTQFTKVNTVKTKTQTIGSSRKLRRRLPAPPVQDKEA, encoded by the exons tgaAATGAAGAAGGCGCTGGTTGAGGAGGGCAGTCGGTCTGTTCTGCTGTCACGGCAGCACAGGTTTAATGAGCGCTGCTGCATCCGCTGCTGTTCTCCCTTCACCTTCCTGCTCAACTCCAAGCGTTCCTGCTTGGACTGTTGCTACAACGTCTGCAAGGGATGCTGCACCTACAATAAGAAGGACAAAGGCTGGCTGTGCTCCGCCTGCCAGAAGACCAG GCTACTGAATACCCAATCTCTGGAATGGTTCTACAATAATGTGAGAAGGCGTTTTAAAAGGTTTGGCAGTGCCAAAGTGTTAAAGAACCTCTACAGGAGGCATGCGGCCGAGCGTGGAGTGTTAGCAGAGCCTACAG AGGGCAGCACCAATGAGGAGAGCGTCTGCAATGAAAGTAGTGTGTATGAGAGCGACTCCACATTCTACAAGCAAAGTAAAG AGCACAGCATGGCTGAGACTATTAGTGTGGCAATGCGGGTGGCAGAAGAGGCCATAGATGAAGCCATTGCTAAGGCTGAGAGCCAGACTGACAGTCAA GAGAAGCAGAACGAAGCTCATTATCTGCGAGAGAACAGAGGAGAGCTGATAGAGGAATTGGCCAAAACCATAGTACAGAAA ATTGTCCACCGGAGGATGGATCCCTCTGAGGTGCAGTCTGGGTGTAATCTGGACCAGAACATTGTTGAGACCTCTCCTGATCAAATCCAGAGTGCCTTCGATGCTTGTCTCTCG AGGTCTCGCTCAGCTCTCTCTGTTGTGACTGATGAGAAAACAGACCAGCATGCTAACACTGAGTCAAGACCTTCAGCCTCTAAAAGTCATGCTCTGGAAATGAAGAAAGAAGAAACGATGCCTGTCCAGGCCATGCCTAGCTGGAGGAGTGTTGACCGACTGGACAATTCCA TGTTACAGAGTCCTGATGGGAACTGGATTGCTTATCAGAGCAACCTACTCTCTCGACCGGGCCTTTTAACTAAGCGCAAAAGTCTGGTCTACAGCGTCCTAGAAAGGGAGTCTGGCGTGGTGTCAGCTTATGATGAAATGGGCTCCGAAACAGAGCCTGAAGCGAATGGGGGCTGGGGCGCTGCACTGGTAGAGTTTCGTCGTAAATTGTCTGCCAATAAGCAGTCGAATTACCCAGAATCCTACAGCCGACAGTCAACCTTGCCTTTGGATGCACAAGCACAACACACCTTGAATGCTGACACTGAGAACTCCTCAGGACAGGATGCACCGATGCCCCACAAAACTCTGCTGCCCTTCCTGAAGAGGAAAGTGTCACTAGAACACAGGCGACCCTCATTCGCCCGCCGCTCGAACCTCGGGGATGTTAATTTCAACCAAGGAGGGGCTGAAAGCAGTGAGGATGGCCTAGAGGACAGCAGGGTCAAGAGGTCACGACGAAGGAGGAAAAATAAGAGAGAGGAGGCAGAGTGGAAAGgacagtcggttttgtcttTGGCTATATCG GATTCTAATGGCCAACTCTCAGATTCTCTGGTGAAGAGTCGTCATGTGAAACAAGACTCAGCCTTGCATGGAAAAAGACCAAGTGATCATGCTCTGGAAGCCGACACTTCAGACACTGCTACCCCTGACATCTTGAGCTCTGGAGCTGTGACCCCTGATCCATTTGGATCTGATCTCAATTCTCCCAGCAATTCGAATCATAGAGCCCATGGTGTGGTTGAATCTTTAGATCAGCAGTTGACTTCCAAACTGAAAGAGCTGACCAGTCAAGTCAGAGAAACACAACTTTCCTCCACAGAGGATGAATTGGACCGGTTGGAGTATCAAATGTGGGATGATGACGGtgaaacaaaagcaaatgtgggAGATGAAGTTATGGGAGATGCTTTATTGAAGATTAAGGctgtaaaagaaaaatctgATGAAATTGAAGCCACAAATCAATTAATGAGAGCTGACATGTTGAAACAAGATGATCTGACTTCCAAACTCAGAGAGTTGACCAGTCAGGTCAGTGAGACACTACTTTCCTCCACTGAAGATGAACTGGACAGGTTGAGAACTGAGATGCTGGTGGTAAATGACAGAACAGATGGAAACAAAATGATACAACGTGATAATACAACACAAAATCATCTAGAGAAGATGGTTGAAAAAGCAGAAGAAGAGAGATCAGAGAAAAGGCAAAAGAACAAGAAGGAGACACAAATGTCAGAAGAAATGAGCTTTGGGAgccaaaaacatacatttgctGAGACCGATGCACAATATGAGATCGCTAGTGAGAGAAGTGAGGAGACAAAGAACAAGAGAGATGTTCAGACTAAAGAgagaaaagcagaaataaaagATGGTGGAAATGTGGTTGAAGGTCAGCAGAGCAGATCTGAGAATACAGAGATGGTTGATCATATTGAGGAGCAGGGAGAGGCCTTATCCTGTGAACTGGCTTTGAGTAGATTTGTAAGTGAAGATGGAAAAATGGAATTTGATAGGATCATCGATACTGTAGCGAAGGCTTTGGATGATATGGAAGAACACATAGAAGCTTACACTAGTGAGGGGGTAGTTTTAGACACAGAGGGAGAGAAACTAGAGATGATAAAAGAGAAGGAGAATGTAACTGAACAGGACATGGATGAAGAGAAAACATTTGAGAGATGCTTTGTTGGTGGAGAATCGAAGAAGGTTCaggaaaaagaaatgaaggaaaaGGGCAAAATCAATGAAGTTGTGGCACTAAAGAACAGcactgaagatactgaggaGTCAGAAGACAAACAATGCATCAAATCATCAGAAGGGAGCGTTCAAAGGAACGATGGCAACGGTCACGGTGACTTGGTTGAAATGAGGGAGCAGAGGGACAAGCACAGTGCCCCATCTGGTCAGGAGGAGTATCTGTCACCAGAGGAGATCTACAAG GATGCTCACATGCTGGACAAAGAGAAAAACCTACATTTTATCTCCAATATACTACAGCAG AAGTACTCGGCCGTATCACTGCGCAGCATCACCTCCGAGGTGCTGAAAGTGCTGAACGCCACTGAGGATCTGATTCACGGATCTATGGGAGACGGACAAAGCCAAATGGACCACAGTGACCTCCCGAACATTCCCCCTGCCGAGGCCAGAAGACTGGACGAGCAGCTCAGCAGACTGGAGGAGAAT GTGTATGTGGCGGCAGGTACAGTGTACGGGCTCGAAGCTGAACTGGGGGATCTGGAGGAGTGTGCGCGCAGCATCAGTGGATCCACCACCGAAAGAGATCTCGCTCATCTGGAGGACCAGGTGGCCTCTGCAGCAGCCCAGGTGCAGCAGTCTGAGCTCCAG GTTTCAGACATTTCCTCAAGAATTGCGGCTCTGAAAAATGCAGGTCTTAATGTAGCTCCACAGACACAATTTACCAAGGTTAACACTGTAAAAACCAAG ACACAAACCATCGGCTCATCTCGGAAACTGAGGCGGCGACTGCCGGCACCTCCAGTACAAG ATAAAGAAGCATAA